The Solicola gregarius DNA window CGAGCTCTGCGGCGTACTTGTCGGGCTGCGCGCCGGGCAGGTCGATCTTGTTGAGCACCGGGATGACATGGAGGTCGGCGCCGAGCGCGAGGTAGAGGTTCGCGAGCGTCTGCGCCTCGATGCCCTGCGCGGCGTCGACCAGCAGGATGGCGCTCTCGCACGCCTCCAGGCTGCGGCTCACCTCGTACGTGAAGTCGACGTGTCCGGGTGTGTCGATCAGGTTGAGCACGTACTGCGTCGCGGTGCCGTCGGCCTCGCGTCGGGCGAACGGAAGCCGGACCGCCTGGCTCTTGATGGTGATGCCGCGCTCGCGCTCGATGTCCATCCGGTCGAGATACTGCGCCCGCATCGACCGGTCGTCGACGACTCCGGTGTGCTGAAGCATCCGGTCGGCGAGCGTGGACTTGCCGTGGTCGATGTGCGCGATGATGCAGAAGTTGCGGATGATCGCGGGATCAGTCGCCCCGGGTTGCGGAGCGTCGCTGGGTCTCGGAGCCATGATCAGCCATCCTCCCACGCGGGGCGGACTCGCTCACCGGATGGCTCCGCATGCTCGGCCGGCGTGCCGGCGCCGTCACCACCCGCCGTGGCCGCTAAAAGCGTTGCGCCGCCCCATTCGCGGCGACATGCTGAGCAGCATGGCCAAGCCCGATATCAGCGTCGTCCGCGCGACCGACGACGACCGCTACCTCGCCACCGACCAGATCGTCTGGTTCGAGGAGATCCCCGGCGCGTCGACCTCCGAGCAGCTGCTGGGCGTACCGGCCGATCAGCGGTTCGCCGTCGAGATGGCGGACGCAGACCCGGGCGCGTACGCGGGAATCTATGGCGTCCGGCCGATGCAGCTCGCCGTGCCCGCCGGCCCGACCGGACGAGCGCGGCTCGTGCCGTGTGCGGGTCTCACGTGGGTCGGCGTGCACCCGGACCACCGGCGCCGGGGAATCCTGACGGCGATGCTGCGACACCACGTCGAGCAGACCCACCGCGAGGGCGTGGCGCTCTCCGCGCTGCACGCCAGCGAGCCGGCGATCTACGGCCGGCACGGCTACGGGGTCACGACCCCGACGTACGCGGTCACCCTCGGCCGCGGGACCGAGTTGCGTGCGCCGGGGCTTGATGCCGCCGCCGGCGAGGTGCGCACACGGTTCGAGACTGCTTCAGAGACCGGCATGGCCGAACGGGTCCGCGAGTGCGACCTGCGGATCGCCGAAGGATCGCCCGGCGTCATCGTCGGCGACGAGAGCTTCTACTCCTACATCATGCAGGCCAACGGATGGCCGGAGCAGCGGCGCGACAAGGAGCCGATGCGCTTCCTCTTCGCCGTGCGCGACGGCGAAGAAGTCGGTCTGGCTGCATTTCGCCGCTATCACAAATGGGACAACGGTCGCCCGCAAGGCAGGCTCGAGGTCCTCGGCCTGGGCGGCGATCCTGTGACCCGGCTGGCGCTGCTCCGCCGCCTGCTCGACTTCGACCTGATGGCCAGCGTGGAGTTGCCGCGAGTCGGCACGGACGACCCGCTCTGGTCGTGGATCGGACCGCGGGCGGCCGACAAGGTGGACGTGCACGAGAACCTCTGGATCCGGATCATCGACCTGCCCGAGGCGCTGCCACTGCGCGCGTACGCGGAGGACTGCGATGTGATCGTGGACGTCAACGATCCCGCCGCGCCGTGGCAGGCCGGTCGTTGGCGGATCCGGGTTCGCGACGGCGCTGCCAGCGCCGAGCGGACCGAGGATACCGCCGACGTCGAGCTACCCGTGGCAGCCCTCGGATCGGCATACCTCGGCGGCACCAACCTGGTCGCCATGCACAACGCCGGGCTGCTCGACGAACGCCGGCCCGGCGCGATCGCCGAACTCTGGCGGGCGTTTCGCACCGATCTGGCGCCGAGTCCGGCCATGGGATTCTGAGGCCTTCGCGGCCGCGAGTGCGGGAGAACCCAGAGCCACCCCTGAATCCTGCGGCGATCGCCCACATTGCCGACGCCGAGGGACTAGCGTCGAGACCATGCGGGTCGTACTGAATGTCATCTGGCTGATCTTCGGCGGGTTGTGGCTCGCCCTCGGGTACGTACTGGCCGGGATCATCTGCTGCATCCTGATCATCACCATCCCGTTCGGCATCGCCTCCTTCCGGATCGCCAGCTACGCCCTCTGGCCGTTCGGGCGTACGACGGTCCCGAACCCCGACGCGGGAGTGCCGTCGCTGCTGGGCAACGTGATCTGGATCGTGTTCGCCGGCTGGTGGCTCGCGCTCGGCCACATCATCACCGGCATCGCGCAGTGTCTGACGATCATCGGGATCCCGCTCGGCATCGCGAACTTCAAGCTGATCCCGATCTCGCTGCTGCCGCTCGGTTATCGCATCGTGTCGACCGATCGGCCGTTCGCAGACGCGCGCGCGTACGCCGAGTGAGCACCGATTTGGGGCGGCCGACCCCGCACTGATAAAGTGAGCGGTCGCGTCCTCGGGACGCGATCCGACCCATACACCACGAACACACTCGAGGCTTGCCCAGTGGCGAACATCAAGTCGCAGATCAAGCGCAACCGGCAGAACGACGCCGCGCGCGAGCGCAACAAGGCCGTCCGCTCGGCGCTGAAGACGTCGGTTCGGCGCTTCAACGAGGCCGCCGACGCCGGCAACACCGACGAGGCGACGACGCTGGCACACGACGCGTCGCGCAGGCTCGACCAGGCCGCGACCAAGGGTGTCATCCACAAGAACCAGGCCGCGAACCGCAAATCGGCGATCGCGAAGAAGGCCGCGGAGCTCTAAAGCCGAGCACGTACCGACACGTTGGACCCCGCCACTGCGGCGGGGTCCTTCTTGCGTCTTGGCCCTGAGGGCTTGTCGTGCGTGCTCAGCGGCTCCGTGCGCGATAGACCGACAGCACCATGTGCTCGAGCGCGTACTCGGGGTCGCCGGCGCCGCCCTTGACGTCGAGGTCGGCCACGGCGACCGAGGACAATGCGCTGGCGAGGCCCGCCGACTCCCACGAACGCAGCTGCGCACGCAGCGACCGGACCCGGAATGCCGGCGCACCGATCTCGCGGGCGAGGTCGGTGTCGCGGAGGCCGCGGGGCGCGGACTGCAGCTTCGCGAGGGACCGCAGGCCCGATGCGAACGCACTGGTGATGAGAACCGGTGCCACATGATTGCCGATGGCCCAGCGAAGCTGCTCGAGGGCGACTCCCAGCCTGCCCTCGATGGCCGCGTCGGCGATGTCGAAGCTCTTCACCTCGGCCCGCCCGTCGAAGTACTGACGTACCAGTTCGATCGTGATGCGGGGCTTGCCGCCCTGCGCCGGCGCGATCGCCGAGACCAGCTGGTCGCAGGCCGCGGCGAGTGCCCGCAGGTCGTTGCCGACCGCGGCCACCAGGAACGATGCGGCGTCGTCGGTGATCGCGCCGCCGTGCTCGCGAACCTCCGAGACGACCCAACCGCCCAGCTCCCACGGCTTCGGCGACACGGTCTTCACCTCGCTCACCGCGTCGAGCTTGCGGAGCTTGTCGAGCAGCCCTTTGCCCTTGTTGCCGCCCGGGTGGACGAGTACGCACGCCACGTCGGGCGACGGCGCGCCCGCGTAGGCGAGCAGGTCTTTGTGCGCTTCGTCGGCGAGCTCGGACAGATCGCGTACGACCAGCGTGCGCACGGACGAGAACAGCGACGGGCTGGTGAGGGCGGCGAGCTCGCCGGCCGCGATCGACGCGGCCGACACGTCGCTGACGTCGGCTTCCGGGGCTTCGGCGCCCGCGATGCCAAGCAGGCGGGCGACAGTTCGCTCGGACAGAAACTCTGCCTGGCCGCTCACGAGGGTGACGACCCCGAACGGCGATGTCGAGCTGGGTTTCGTTGCCATCGTCGGACAGCATCCCACGGCGCGCCGACAGTCGCCGTACCCGCGGTCACCGTGTCACGACCTCCGGCCCGCCGTCGCCATCGACGACGGCGATGTCACCCCTCAGGTCGGTGCGTACGACGCGCATCGCGTTCTGCTCGGCGAGCTCCAGCATGTCGGGGTCGGGATGGCCGTAGTCGTTGTCGGCTCCGACACTCACCAGCGCGAAGGGCGCGTCGACCGCCCGGAAGAACGCCGGATCCTGGTTTCCGCTGCCGTGGTGGGGCACCTTGAGCACATCGGCCTCCAGATCGGGGACGGCCCGCAGGATCGCCGCCTGCGCCTCCGGCTCGACATCGCCGGTGAGGAGGATGCGGATGCCGCCGACCTCCGCGAGCAACACGACGCTCGTGTTGTTGACCGCGGCGCCGTCGCTCGGATCCGACACCGGCGCCTCGGCTCCGACAGGCCCGACGACCCTCCAGGACACCGCGCCGACGCTCTGCCGGTCGCCGAACTCGAGCCGTACGACCGGTACGCCGACGTCATCGGGCACGGTCGCCGCATCGACGCCCAGCGCACCGACGGTGCGATCGGCAAGTACACCCTCGAGCCCGCCCGTGTGGTCGGCGTGGTCGTGGGTCAGGACGACCAGCGGCACCCGGTCGACGCCGAGGTCGTCCAGACATCGGTCGACGGGACGCGGGTCGGGTCCGGTGTCGACGACGACCGCCTCGCCCGACCCGGCGTTGAGCACGTTCGCGTCGCCCTGACCGACGTCGCACATCACCATGACCCACCCCGGCGGCGGCCAGCCGATACTCACCGGGCGGACGATCAGCACCGCCGCGAGCGCGACGGCCGGCACGCAGACGAGCGGCCGGGCCAGTGCCCAGTGACAGCCCGCAGCGAGCAGCACCGACACGACCGTGATCGCAATGATCGTCGGCGGGTCGGTTCCCCACTCGGCGGCGGCTCCGGGCAGCGCGGCCGCGCGGTGGCCGATCGCCACGATCCAGCCCGCGAACAGTCCGGTCACCCATCCGACCAGGTGACTCGCCGGGTCGGAGACGAGCGCGACGACGCCACCCAGCAGCCCGAGCACGGTCGCCGGGCCGACGGCCGGCGCCACCAGGAGGTTCGCCGCGACCGCGACGAACGACACCTGGCCGGAGATCACCGCGACAGCGGGCGTGCAGGCGAGCTGCGCCGCGAGCGGTACGGCGATCGCCTCGGCGCACCAACGCGGCATCCAGCGGGCGAGCCGATCGCGCCACGGCGGCGCGAGCACGAGGATGCCCGCCGTCGCGCACACCGACAGCACGAACCCGGCCGTACGCGCCAGCCACGGGTCGAGCAGCAGCAGGCCGACGATCGCCCACGACAAGGACCGGATGCCGCGACCGGAGCCACCGGCACCGAGCCCCGCGATCGCGACGACTCCCATCGCCGCCGCCCTGACCACACTGGGCTCTGGCCGGGCGAGCAGCACGAAGCCGGCAGTACCCAGCACGCCGAGCGCGATCTTCCACCGGCCGCGGGCGCCGAGCAGACGAGCGAGGAACAACAGGAACCCGACGACAAGGGTCAGGTTCGTGCCGGACACGGCGAGCAGATGCGTCAGGCCGCTCGCCCGGAAGTCCTCGGCGAGCTGGGCCGGTAGCGCGTGGTCGTCGCCGTGCACCAGGGCCGGCACGAGGCCCGCAACGTCATCGGACCGGCCGGACACCGCCTCGGTCACCCCGGCCCGCATCCGCGCCGACGCGTCCCACCACCATGCCGGGTCGCCGACGACTCGGTACTCGTCTCCGGCGTGCAGCTCGGCGGCCTGGTCGGAGGAGTCCGACGGCCCCAGGACGCCGGATGCCTGCACCGACTCACCGAGCCGGACCTGTGCCCAGGCGTCGTCGGCGAATACGACGATCGGCTCTCGGGTGTGTGCCGAAACCCCCCTGCCCTCGACGTACGTCGCGCGCGCCTCGACGACTACCAGTCGGGCGTACCCGGTCTCGATCACGCGCGGATCGCTCACGATCTCGAGCCGGATGTCGACCGCCGCGCCGTCGGAGGCCAACGCCGCGACCGGGCCGGCGGAGGCGGTCGTGATCCGCAGCGCGGTAACCAGGCAGATCGCCCCGAGCACCAGCAACGTGACCGCGAACAGCCGCATCCCACGCCGCACTGCGAGGACGCCGGCGATGCCGGCGCAGACCGCCGCGACCATCACCTGCGATGCCCCGAGGCCGACCGCGACCGCGGCGGCGACCCACGCGACGATCGCCGGAACCACCATCCGGTAGTCGACGGCGACGGGCGCGTCGACCGTCACACGGTCACGAGGTCGCGGAGCTCCTCGAGCGTCACCTCCCCGATGCCGTCGACCTCGAGCAGCTCGTCGACCGACGTGAACTGACCGTGCTCGGTGCGCCAGTCGAGGATCGACTGCCCGGTGACCGGCCCGACGCCCGGGAGTGTGTCGAGCTGTTCGAGGGTCGCGGTATTCAGGTCGACCACCGTCGTCGGCGGCCCACCCGGCGTCGTGGGCGCGCCCTCGACCGGCGGCGTCGCCCCGGCGACCGCCGGCAGCCCGACGACGATCTGCTCACCGTCGACCAGGACGCGCGCGAGGTTGACGGTGCTCAGATCGACGCGCCGATGAGCCGGGCCGCCCGCGGCCTCGATCGCGTCCGCGACCCGGGAGCCTTCCCGCAGGGAGACGATGCCCGGGTCGCGGACCTTGCCCGTCACGTCGACGACGACCTTGCCGCTCGTGGGCGGCGCCGCGGAGTCGCTCGGCGAGGCGGACGGTGCCGACGGGCCCGGTGACCTCGACCCGTGCGTCTCCACGGTCGACATCGGGGAGACATCGCTCGGCCGCGAGGCGATGAACCACCACGCGCCCAGGGCGACGAACACCGCGATGACCGCGACCACGACGACGACGTGGTGGGCCGTCAGCCCCGCACCACCGAGCCGTGACTGAACGGACATCGGCAGCCGGTCGTGCACACCGCCCAGCCGCGCGGGCTGGGGCGGGGCGGACGGCCCGAGATGGGTGCCGGCGTCGGGCGGCGGGCGGGGGACCCCGCGACCCTCGTCCATCTCGAGAGGCGCAGCCGGCGCGCCGTCGCGTCGATCGCCGGCCAATTGGGCACCGATGATCGCGAGCCGCCGCAACGCTGCCTCGTTGCGCGCGCTCGTCGTGCGGTCGTGTCTTCTGCGCATCACACTCGGCAAGGTAGGCACGCGAGCCGCGATCGGGAACGATCTGCCGCGAGACGGTGGATAACCATGCGGATACCGAACGGCCTGTGGACGAAAACCGGCCGGAGGCCGCAGTCGACCGCCGGGAATCGACTCCGGCACCGGACCGTTGCGCTATTCGAGCCGCTAGACGAGAGGAGCGCCAGATGAAGGTCGCGGTACTGGGAACGGGGATCATGGGCGCAGGGGTTGCCCGCACTCTCCTGCGCGAGGGGTTCGACGTACGGGTGTGGAACCGCTCGCCGGCCAAGGCCGAGCCACTCGCGTCCGCCGGCGCGACGGTGTCGCCAACTGCGACCGACGCGGTACGCGGCGCCGGGGTGGTGGTGACCCTCCTGTTCGACGCGGAAGCGGTCGTCGGCGTACTCGAGGACGCGGCAGACGCGTTCGGCGACGCCGTCGTGCTGCAGGCGTCGACCATCGGTCTCGACGGCACCCGGCGCGTGGCGGAGGTCGCGGACAGGCGCGGGATCACCGTGGTCGACGCTCCCGTTCTGGGTACGAAGCAGCCCGCCGAACAGGGCAACCTGGTGCCGCTGGTCTCCGGCGACCCCGCGGCCGTCGACCGCGCCCGGCCGGTACTCGACGCGATCGGTGCGAAGACCGTCATCGCGGGCGAGCGAGTGGGCCAGGCGACCGCCCTCAAGCTCGT harbors:
- a CDS encoding GNAT family N-acetyltransferase, whose translation is MAKPDISVVRATDDDRYLATDQIVWFEEIPGASTSEQLLGVPADQRFAVEMADADPGAYAGIYGVRPMQLAVPAGPTGRARLVPCAGLTWVGVHPDHRRRGILTAMLRHHVEQTHREGVALSALHASEPAIYGRHGYGVTTPTYAVTLGRGTELRAPGLDAAAGEVRTRFETASETGMAERVRECDLRIAEGSPGVIVGDESFYSYIMQANGWPEQRRDKEPMRFLFAVRDGEEVGLAAFRRYHKWDNGRPQGRLEVLGLGGDPVTRLALLRRLLDFDLMASVELPRVGTDDPLWSWIGPRAADKVDVHENLWIRIIDLPEALPLRAYAEDCDVIVDVNDPAAPWQAGRWRIRVRDGAASAERTEDTADVELPVAALGSAYLGGTNLVAMHNAGLLDERRPGAIAELWRAFRTDLAPSPAMGF
- a CDS encoding YccF domain-containing protein encodes the protein MRVVLNVIWLIFGGLWLALGYVLAGIICCILIITIPFGIASFRIASYALWPFGRTTVPNPDAGVPSLLGNVIWIVFAGWWLALGHIITGIAQCLTIIGIPLGIANFKLIPISLLPLGYRIVSTDRPFADARAYAE
- the rpsT gene encoding 30S ribosomal protein S20; protein product: MANIKSQIKRNRQNDAARERNKAVRSALKTSVRRFNEAADAGNTDEATTLAHDASRRLDQAATKGVIHKNQAANRKSAIAKKAAEL
- the holA gene encoding DNA polymerase III subunit delta, whose product is MATKPSSTSPFGVVTLVSGQAEFLSERTVARLLGIAGAEAPEADVSDVSAASIAAGELAALTSPSLFSSVRTLVVRDLSELADEAHKDLLAYAGAPSPDVACVLVHPGGNKGKGLLDKLRKLDAVSEVKTVSPKPWELGGWVVSEVREHGGAITDDAASFLVAAVGNDLRALAAACDQLVSAIAPAQGGKPRITIELVRQYFDGRAEVKSFDIADAAIEGRLGVALEQLRWAIGNHVAPVLITSAFASGLRSLAKLQSAPRGLRDTDLAREIGAPAFRVRSLRAQLRSWESAGLASALSSVAVADLDVKGGAGDPEYALEHMVLSVYRARSR
- a CDS encoding ComEC/Rec2 family competence protein, which encodes MTVDAPVAVDYRMVVPAIVAWVAAAVAVGLGASQVMVAAVCAGIAGVLAVRRGMRLFAVTLLVLGAICLVTALRITTASAGPVAALASDGAAVDIRLEIVSDPRVIETGYARLVVVEARATYVEGRGVSAHTREPIVVFADDAWAQVRLGESVQASGVLGPSDSSDQAAELHAGDEYRVVGDPAWWWDASARMRAGVTEAVSGRSDDVAGLVPALVHGDDHALPAQLAEDFRASGLTHLLAVSGTNLTLVVGFLLFLARLLGARGRWKIALGVLGTAGFVLLARPEPSVVRAAAMGVVAIAGLGAGGSGRGIRSLSWAIVGLLLLDPWLARTAGFVLSVCATAGILVLAPPWRDRLARWMPRWCAEAIAVPLAAQLACTPAVAVISGQVSFVAVAANLLVAPAVGPATVLGLLGGVVALVSDPASHLVGWVTGLFAGWIVAIGHRAAALPGAAAEWGTDPPTIIAITVVSVLLAAGCHWALARPLVCVPAVALAAVLIVRPVSIGWPPPGWVMVMCDVGQGDANVLNAGSGEAVVVDTGPDPRPVDRCLDDLGVDRVPLVVLTHDHADHTGGLEGVLADRTVGALGVDAATVPDDVGVPVVRLEFGDRQSVGAVSWRVVGPVGAEAPVSDPSDGAAVNNTSVVLLAEVGGIRILLTGDVEPEAQAAILRAVPDLEADVLKVPHHGSGNQDPAFFRAVDAPFALVSVGADNDYGHPDPDMLELAEQNAMRVVRTDLRGDIAVVDGDGGPEVVTR
- a CDS encoding ComEA family DNA-binding protein, translating into MRRRHDRTTSARNEAALRRLAIIGAQLAGDRRDGAPAAPLEMDEGRGVPRPPPDAGTHLGPSAPPQPARLGGVHDRLPMSVQSRLGGAGLTAHHVVVVVAVIAVFVALGAWWFIASRPSDVSPMSTVETHGSRSPGPSAPSASPSDSAAPPTSGKVVVDVTGKVRDPGIVSLREGSRVADAIEAAGGPAHRRVDLSTVNLARVLVDGEQIVVGLPAVAGATPPVEGAPTTPGGPPTTVVDLNTATLEQLDTLPGVGPVTGQSILDWRTEHGQFTSVDELLEVDGIGEVTLEELRDLVTV
- a CDS encoding NAD(P)-dependent oxidoreductase, yielding MKVAVLGTGIMGAGVARTLLREGFDVRVWNRSPAKAEPLASAGATVSPTATDAVRGAGVVVTLLFDAEAVVGVLEDAADAFGDAVVLQASTIGLDGTRRVAEVADRRGITVVDAPVLGTKQPAEQGNLVPLVSGDPAAVDRARPVLDAIGAKTVIAGERVGQATALKLVCNAWVASLTGALGQSITMAERLGLDPALFLEAIAGGPTGAPYAQVKGAAMIEHSYATSFSVDGVVKDVGLMRAAAQEAGVADDLLAAVEGLFRATADRGLGDDDMAAVRETF